The Oncorhynchus mykiss isolate Arlee chromosome 20, USDA_OmykA_1.1, whole genome shotgun sequence genome includes a region encoding these proteins:
- the LOC110499072 gene encoding sclerostin isoform X2, with translation MQVSLALLVSSTVLLLLQGCCTFVQGWRVLKNDATEIVPEYTEDIQPPEEPIPQASNNNNNTMNRPKHGGRRSSANTASYSASELSCRELRSTRYITDGSCRSAKPVKELVCSGQCMPAHLLPNSIVRGKWWRSSASDYRCIPAHSRTQRVQLQCPNGNSRTYKIRVVTSCKCKRYSRHHNQSEAKEASSLPEPRRNKKRTRPPGSQSKSKTPTLVSNSY, from the exons ATGCAGGTGTCTCTCGCGCTCCTTGTCTCCAGCAcggtgctgctgctgctacagggATGTTGTACCTTCGTGCAAGGATGGAGGGTGCTAAAAAACGATGCTACAGAGATCGTACCAGAATATACTGAAGACATACAGCCTCCCGAGGAACCAATACCACAGGCttctaataataacaataatacaatGAATCGACCAAAACACGGGGGAAGGAGATCATCAGCAAACACAGCCTCCTATA GTGCCTCGGAGCTGAGCTGCAGAGAGCTGCGCTCCACCCGTTACATCACTGACGGCTCCTGCCGCAGTGCCAAGCCCGTCAAGGAGCTGGTGTGCTCGGGTCAGTGCATGCCCGCCCACCTCCTACCCAACTCCATCGTGCGCGGCAAATGGTGGCGGAGCAGCGCTTCCGACTACCGCTGCATCCCGGCCCACTCCCGAACCCAGCGGGTGCAGCTGCAGTGCCCCAACGGCAACAGCCGGACTTACAAAATCCGCGTGGTCACCTCCTGCAAGTGCAAGCGCTATAGCCGCCACCACAACCAGTCAGAGGCCAAGGAGGCCTCCTCTTTGCCCGAGCCCCGACGCAACAAGAAACGCACCCGGCCTCCTGGGAGTCAGAGCAAGAGCAAAACCCCGACGCTGGTCAGCAACTCCTACTGA